The Campylobacter sp. MIT 99-7217 genome contains the following window.
TATAATATTTTTTTAAAATTTTTACTCAAAAATATAAAAATATAAAAATATAAAATGTTACAATTTTTCTTATAAAATGACAAGGAAGATTGTAATGTTTGATACATTGCTTCAAAATTTAAGCTATGGCGGGCTTTTTCTTATCAGCTTCATCTCAGCAACCTTGTATCCCTTAGCTTCTGAAGCCTTTGTAGTGGGCTTTGTAGTCGCTGATTTTTCGCCTTTTTGGGTACTTTTCATCGCAAGTCTTGGAAATACCTTAGGAAGCCTTAGCACCTATGCTTTAGCCTTTTTTGGTAAGAGTTTGATACTTGAAAAATACTTTTCAAAGCCTTTACAAAAACTTTCAAAAATGAATGCAAATTTTAAAAAATTTGGTTGTTTTTATGCTTTTTTAAGCTTTTTGCCCTTGGTGGGAGATATATTTGTTTTAGGGCTTGGGCTGAGTAAATATTCCTTTTTAAAAGCTACTTTTTTCATCGCCTTGGGCAAGATTTTTAGATACTTGGTTTTGATTTTTTCTGCACTTTATTTTGCATAGAAAGAAATTTATAAAAAGAATTCAAGCTAAATTTGTTATAATCCTTGTTTATTTCAAAAAAAGGAAAAAGGTTTGAAAACCCTAACGATCATCGATACCTTTGGCTTTTTCTTCAGGCTTTTTTATGCTCTAAAGGGCTTAAAAACAAGCACAGGAAAGCCAAGTAGCATGGTTTCTGGCTTTGCTAATTTTATTTATAGTTTGAAAAATGAATACAAAAGTGATTTTTTAATCTTTGCTCTTGATAGCAAGGGCAAGACCTTTCGCAGCGAAATTGATCCTAATTACAAAATCAACCGCATTCCCCCACCGCCTGAACTTTTAGAACAAATCCCTGTGTGCATACAAATGATAGAAAAAATGGGCTTTAAATCCTCATCTTTTGAGGGCTACGAGGCTGATGATATCATCGCTTCTATAGTGCGAGAATGTGAAGACAAGGACATTTTTGTGCGTATCATCACCCAAGATAAAGATCTTTACCAGCTTATAAAAGATGATAAGGTAAGTATTTATAGCCCTATTTCAAAAAATGATTATAACGAAGCAGCCTGCCTTGAAAAATACGGGGTAAAACCCTCACAAATCAGAGATTTCTTAGCTCTTTGCGGAGATAGTGCTGATAATATCCCCGGAGTCAAAGGCATAGGTGCAAAGGGTGCAAAAACCTTGCTTGATGAGTTTGGAAATTTAGAAAGCATTTATGAAAATTTAACCCTGGTTCGCAATGAACGCAGTAAAAACTTGCTTTTAGAGGGCAAGGAAAATGCCTTTTTGAGCAAAAAGCTTGCAAGTTTATATGATAAGCTTGATGTTTCAAATTTACTTGTTGGGGCTGAATTTAAGGAAGAAGAGCCGCTTTTAAAAGTCGTTGATATCTTACAAGAATATGAGCTAAATTTAGTGCTTAAAAAATTGCGGAGCAATCCTCAAAATAAGGATAAAAATTTAGGCTTCCAAGCAAAACTTATCACCGATGAAAACGAGCTTTTTTCGCTTTTACAAGGACTTGATAAAGAAACGATCATCGCCTTTGATACTGAAACCACAGGACTTGATACCAAGCATGCAAAAATCGTTGGTTTTAGCTTTTGTATGAATGAAGAAAAAGCCTTTTATGTGCCGATAAATCATGATTATTTAGGTGTGCCAAAACAAATTTCTTTTGAGGTGGCAAAAAAGGCTATAACTTTGATCTATCAAGCCTTTGTCGTGGGGCATAATCTCAAATATGATTTTGAAATCATCAAAAACAATTTTGGCTTAAATTTACCGCAAAACTATGCTGATACGATGATCTTAGCTTGGCTTAAAAACCCATCAAGTCGCGTAAATATGGACGATTTGGCTAAGAGGCTTTTTGATTATGAAACCTTGCACTTTGAAAGTTTGGTAAAAAAGGGCGAAACCTTTGCAAGTGTGGATCTTTCAAAGGCTGCCCTATATGCTAGTGAAGATGCTTTTATAACGCTTAAATTTTATCTTTATTTTTTACAAAATTTAGAAAAACCCTTACTTGATCTTGCTAAAGATGTGGAATTTCCATTTATAAAAGTCATTTTAATGCTTGAAAATAACGGCTTAAAGCTTGATACTGAGCTTTTGAGCAAACTTATGCAAAAATTTAGCGTGGATATAAAAGCACTGAGTGAAGAAATTTACGAGCTTGCTGGGGAGAGATTTAACATAAACTCGCCAAAACAAGTAAGTGATATACTCTTTGTCAAACTTGGCTTACCAAGTGGAAAAAAGGGCAAAAACGGCACTTTTTCAACCGATGAAAAGGTGCTAAATGAACTTAAAGATGAGCACGCTATCATTGCTAAGCTTTTAGCTTATAGAGAGCTTGCAAAGCTTTATTCAACATATTGCGAGCCACTTTTAAATTTGGCTTTAAATGATGAAAATTCAAGGATTTACTCAAGCTTTTTACAAACAGGAACAGCCACAGGACGCCTCTCATCAAAAGATCCAAATTTACAAAATATCCCCGCACACGGACAATACGCAAAAGACTATAAATCCTGCTTTATAGCCAAAAAAGGCTTTAGTTTTATCTCTCTTGATTACTCTCAAATCGAGCTTAGAATGCTTGCTCATTTTAGCGAAGATGAAAAGCTTATCAGTGCTTTTGCAAATGATGAGGATATTCATGCAAGAACGGCTGTGATGATATTTGGACAAAGCAATTACGAAACAAGAAGCATAGCCAAAAGCATAAATTTTGGGCTTATTTATGGAATGGGCTATAAAACTTTAAGCAAGAATTTAAATATCGAAGCAAAACTTGCAAAAGAATATATCGAAAAGTATTTTGAAAATTTCACGAGCATAAAAAGTTATTTTGAAAATGTCAAAATCGAGGCTAGAAAAAACGGCTTTATCAAGACCTTGCTTGGACGAAAAAGGTATTTTGACTTTGAAAATGCAAGTGCGATGATGAGTGCTGCTTATGAAAGAGAAAGTGTAAATTCTATCTTGCAAGGCTCAGCTTCTGATGTGATAAAGCTTGCAAGTCTTGAGATAGCAAAGCTTTTGGACGATGAAAAAAGGTTGATTTTGCAAATTCATGATGAGCTGATTTTTGAAGTCAAAGATGAATTATGCGAAAATTTTGCAAAAAAAGCTAGTGATATTATGGAAAATATAGTAAAATTAAAAGTAAATTTAAAAACTTCATCGAGTATCGCTAAAAATTGGGGCGAGTTAAAATAAGGAGAAATATTAAATGGATTTAACGACCATATTAGGAATGGTATTGGCGGTAACAAGTATTTCAGTAGGTGATATTTTAGAGGGTGGAAACCCTTTGCATGTTCTTCACCTTTCATCTTTTCTTATCGTGATGCCAACGGCTGGATTTTGTGCTATGACAGCAACACACAAAAAGATCGTAAAAGCAGCTTATAAAGAACTTGGTATCGTCTTTAAAGGAGCAAAGGTTAATCTTCCTGAAACCATAGCTCAGCTTGTTGAATTTGCTGTTATTGCAAGAAGAGATGGACTTTTAGCACTTGAATCAAAAACAAATGAGATCGACAATGAATTCTTAAGAAATGCTTTAATGATGCTTGTTGATGGAAAAAGTTTTGATGAGATACATGAAAGTATGGAAATTCAAACCGAAGAACTTGAAGAGTATTATAAAGAATGTGCTGAGTATTGGATTCGTTTTGGGGAAACTTGTCCTACTATGGGGCTTGTTGGAGCGGTTATGGGGCTTATGCTTGCACTCCAACTTCTTGATGATCCTCAAGCTATGGCTGCTGGTATTGCCGGTGCATTTACGGCTACGGTTACAGGCATCTTTGGTGCATACGCACTTTTTGCACCTTGGGGAAATAAAATGAAGGCTAATGGTATGGAGTATGTCAAAGAACAAAGAGTAATCACAGAAGCTATAAAGGGTATAGCTGAGGGTGCTAATCCTAGAGATTTAGAAGCTAAGCTTTTTAACTTCTTAGGACATGGTGATACAAAAATTTCGCAATTTGATAAATAAGAGAGTAAGAAAATGGCAAAACACAAATGTCCAGAATGCCCAGCAGGTGAAAAATGGGCTGTGCCTTATGCAGACTTTTTAAGCTTACTTTTGGCGCTTTTTATCGCACTTTGGGCGATTAGCGAAAGTAATCCTGCAAAAACAGAGGCTTTAAAAACCGAATTTATCAAAATTTTTGATTATACCGTAACTCAAACAACGGAACAAGAAAGTGCAAACCA
Protein-coding sequences here:
- a CDS encoding YqaA family protein, coding for MFDTLLQNLSYGGLFLISFISATLYPLASEAFVVGFVVADFSPFWVLFIASLGNTLGSLSTYALAFFGKSLILEKYFSKPLQKLSKMNANFKKFGCFYAFLSFLPLVGDIFVLGLGLSKYSFLKATFFIALGKIFRYLVLIFSALYFA
- the polA gene encoding DNA polymerase I translates to MKTLTIIDTFGFFFRLFYALKGLKTSTGKPSSMVSGFANFIYSLKNEYKSDFLIFALDSKGKTFRSEIDPNYKINRIPPPPELLEQIPVCIQMIEKMGFKSSSFEGYEADDIIASIVRECEDKDIFVRIITQDKDLYQLIKDDKVSIYSPISKNDYNEAACLEKYGVKPSQIRDFLALCGDSADNIPGVKGIGAKGAKTLLDEFGNLESIYENLTLVRNERSKNLLLEGKENAFLSKKLASLYDKLDVSNLLVGAEFKEEEPLLKVVDILQEYELNLVLKKLRSNPQNKDKNLGFQAKLITDENELFSLLQGLDKETIIAFDTETTGLDTKHAKIVGFSFCMNEEKAFYVPINHDYLGVPKQISFEVAKKAITLIYQAFVVGHNLKYDFEIIKNNFGLNLPQNYADTMILAWLKNPSSRVNMDDLAKRLFDYETLHFESLVKKGETFASVDLSKAALYASEDAFITLKFYLYFLQNLEKPLLDLAKDVEFPFIKVILMLENNGLKLDTELLSKLMQKFSVDIKALSEEIYELAGERFNINSPKQVSDILFVKLGLPSGKKGKNGTFSTDEKVLNELKDEHAIIAKLLAYRELAKLYSTYCEPLLNLALNDENSRIYSSFLQTGTATGRLSSKDPNLQNIPAHGQYAKDYKSCFIAKKGFSFISLDYSQIELRMLAHFSEDEKLISAFANDEDIHARTAVMIFGQSNYETRSIAKSINFGLIYGMGYKTLSKNLNIEAKLAKEYIEKYFENFTSIKSYFENVKIEARKNGFIKTLLGRKRYFDFENASAMMSAAYERESVNSILQGSASDVIKLASLEIAKLLDDEKRLILQIHDELIFEVKDELCENFAKKASDIMENIVKLKVNLKTSSSIAKNWGELK
- the motA gene encoding flagellar motor stator protein MotA, with the protein product MDLTTILGMVLAVTSISVGDILEGGNPLHVLHLSSFLIVMPTAGFCAMTATHKKIVKAAYKELGIVFKGAKVNLPETIAQLVEFAVIARRDGLLALESKTNEIDNEFLRNALMMLVDGKSFDEIHESMEIQTEELEEYYKECAEYWIRFGETCPTMGLVGAVMGLMLALQLLDDPQAMAAGIAGAFTATVTGIFGAYALFAPWGNKMKANGMEYVKEQRVITEAIKGIAEGANPRDLEAKLFNFLGHGDTKISQFDK